Proteins co-encoded in one Oceanococcus atlanticus genomic window:
- a CDS encoding TetR/AcrR family transcriptional regulator: protein MRKQPRQQRSRALVESLLDATLLCIAREGLNAATTARIARYAGISVGSLYQYFDRKEDLYAAVLNRFVDEMSTLINDQYARMPQATLSEFVREMLNAIWDFLERDEARYLHLSRYWNQMDSGRYLSALEHKMLMVISQVLLRHPPPQPVADVQVRTYVLVNGIMLTLIRYIAEPAPGISRDQLIDQFSNLAQWLIHAPQ, encoded by the coding sequence ATGCGCAAACAGCCCCGCCAGCAACGCTCTCGCGCGCTGGTTGAAAGCCTGCTCGATGCCACGTTGCTGTGCATCGCACGCGAAGGCCTGAACGCAGCAACCACCGCACGCATCGCCCGCTACGCCGGTATCAGCGTCGGCTCGCTGTACCAGTATTTCGATCGCAAAGAGGATCTGTACGCTGCGGTGCTAAACCGTTTTGTCGATGAGATGTCGACCCTGATCAACGATCAGTACGCGCGCATGCCGCAGGCCACCCTGTCGGAATTCGTTCGTGAAATGCTGAATGCAATCTGGGATTTTCTGGAGCGTGACGAGGCGCGTTACCTGCATCTGTCCCGTTACTGGAACCAGATGGACAGCGGGCGCTATCTCAGTGCCCTGGAGCACAAGATGCTCATGGTCATCAGCCAGGTGCTGCTGCGCCATCCGCCGCCACAGCCTGTGGCGGATGTCCAGGTCCGCACCTATGTGCTGGTCAACGGCATCATGCTGACCCTGATCCGTTATATCGCCGAGCCCGCGCCCGGCATTAGCCGGGACCAACTGATCGATCAATTCAGCAATCTGGCGCAATGGCTGATCCACGCGCCGCAGTAG